A genomic region of Caulobacter vibrioides contains the following coding sequences:
- a CDS encoding DEAD/DEAH box helicase, which yields MPFPASHPALERALAAQGYAEPTPVQAAVLAADAADRDLLVSAQTGSGKTVAFGLAAAPTLLGDAETFGQAAEPLALVIAPTRELAMQVNRELGWLYAEAKAAVINCVGGMDARREQRALNYGAHIVVGTPGRLRDHIERGHLDLSKLKVAVLDEADEMLDMGFREDLEFILDAAPAERRTLLFSATLARDIVELAKRYQNDAVRIDTIGRNEPHRDIEYRAVRVAPNEVEHAVVNLLRFFEAPGALVFANTRESVRSMHAKLRERGFAVVGLSGELSQRERADALQALRDGHARVCVATDVAARGLDLPDLGLVIHAELPINKATLLHRSGRTGRAGKKGVSALVVPYTRRRKAEQLLFAAGVEADWGGAPSADSIREKDQERLLEDPIFSEASTEEDVALAEAMLAKRTPVEIAAALIRTRRAKLPSPEDIYDDPRHGADPGPRSREPREPREFGERPEREPRVSMEGSEWFRISVGRRGNADPKWLIPMICRLGHITKKDIGAIRIFDYDTKFEISNEAAVKFGAAVQTTVREDVSITPTTAPAAREAGPRRDFTPRPPRGDNDGPREYKPRPPRDRDDAPRSPRANAPGSRDHTPRPSSFGDDGFSNAKPYSRGEEPKGDYKPRRAPRDTDAPRPYSPQDSEGAPKRAFKPRHEAGDSAPGEFKPREFKPRAPRADGDAPKKPFKKAFSDNAAGPKPYAKPYAGKRDADGPAKPFRGPKPFKAKSFDAKAGGKPFKKK from the coding sequence ATGCCCTTCCCCGCCTCCCACCCCGCTCTTGAGCGGGCTCTCGCCGCTCAAGGCTATGCCGAGCCCACCCCCGTTCAGGCCGCCGTGCTGGCCGCCGACGCCGCCGACCGCGACCTGCTGGTCAGCGCCCAGACGGGCTCTGGCAAGACCGTCGCCTTCGGCCTCGCAGCTGCTCCGACTCTGCTCGGCGACGCCGAAACCTTCGGCCAGGCCGCCGAACCGCTGGCCCTGGTCATCGCCCCGACCCGCGAGCTGGCCATGCAGGTCAATCGCGAGCTGGGCTGGCTCTATGCCGAAGCCAAGGCCGCAGTGATCAACTGCGTTGGCGGCATGGACGCCCGCCGCGAGCAGCGCGCGCTGAACTACGGCGCCCATATCGTCGTCGGCACCCCCGGCCGTCTGCGCGACCACATCGAGCGTGGTCACCTTGATCTCTCCAAGCTGAAGGTCGCCGTCCTCGACGAGGCTGACGAGATGCTGGACATGGGCTTCCGCGAGGATCTGGAGTTCATCCTCGACGCCGCCCCGGCCGAGCGTCGCACCCTGCTGTTCTCGGCCACCCTGGCCCGCGACATCGTCGAGCTGGCCAAGCGCTATCAGAACGACGCCGTCCGCATCGACACCATCGGCCGCAACGAACCGCACCGCGACATCGAGTATCGCGCCGTGCGCGTGGCCCCCAACGAGGTCGAGCACGCGGTCGTCAACCTGCTGCGCTTCTTCGAAGCCCCCGGCGCCCTGGTGTTCGCCAACACCCGCGAAAGCGTCCGCTCGATGCACGCCAAGCTGCGCGAGCGCGGCTTCGCGGTCGTGGGCCTGTCCGGCGAGCTGTCGCAGCGTGAACGCGCCGACGCCCTGCAGGCTCTGCGCGACGGCCACGCCCGCGTCTGCGTCGCCACCGACGTCGCCGCGCGCGGTCTCGACCTGCCGGATCTCGGCCTCGTGATCCACGCCGAGCTGCCGATTAACAAGGCCACCCTGCTGCACCGTTCCGGCCGCACCGGCCGCGCCGGCAAGAAGGGCGTCAGCGCCCTGGTCGTCCCCTACACCCGTCGCCGCAAGGCCGAGCAGCTGCTCTTCGCCGCCGGCGTCGAAGCCGACTGGGGCGGCGCGCCCAGCGCCGACTCGATCCGCGAGAAGGACCAGGAGCGTCTGCTCGAGGATCCGATCTTCAGCGAGGCCTCGACCGAAGAGGATGTCGCCCTGGCCGAGGCCATGCTGGCCAAGCGCACGCCGGTCGAGATCGCCGCCGCGCTGATCCGCACCCGCCGCGCCAAGCTGCCTTCGCCGGAAGACATCTATGACGATCCGCGCCACGGCGCCGATCCGGGTCCGCGTTCGCGTGAGCCGCGTGAGCCGCGCGAGTTTGGAGAGCGCCCCGAGCGCGAACCGCGCGTCAGCATGGAAGGCTCGGAGTGGTTCCGCATCAGCGTTGGCCGTCGCGGCAACGCCGATCCCAAGTGGCTGATCCCGATGATCTGCCGCCTGGGCCACATCACCAAGAAGGACATCGGCGCGATCAGGATCTTCGACTACGACACCAAGTTCGAGATCTCGAACGAGGCGGCGGTGAAGTTCGGCGCGGCGGTCCAGACGACCGTGCGCGAAGACGTCTCGATCACCCCGACCACGGCGCCGGCGGCGCGCGAAGCGGGTCCGCGCCGGGACTTCACGCCGCGTCCGCCGAGGGGCGACAACGACGGCCCACGCGAGTACAAGCCGCGCCCGCCGCGTGACCGCGACGACGCGCCGCGCTCGCCGCGCGCCAACGCCCCTGGTTCGCGCGATCACACCCCGCGCCCGTCCAGCTTCGGCGACGACGGCTTCAGCAACGCCAAACCCTACAGCCGGGGCGAAGAGCCCAAGGGCGACTACAAGCCGCGCCGCGCCCCGCGCGACACCGACGCGCCGCGTCCGTACTCGCCGCAGGACTCCGAAGGCGCTCCCAAGCGCGCCTTCAAGCCGCGTCACGAGGCCGGCGACTCCGCGCCCGGCGAGTTCAAGCCGCGTGAGTTCAAGCCCCGCGCCCCGCGCGCTGACGGCGACGCGCCCAAGAAGCCCTTCAAGAAGGCCTTCAGCGACAACGCCGCCGGTCCCAAGCCGTACGCCAAGCCCTATGCCGGCAAGCGCGACGCCGACGGCCCCGCCAAGCCCTTCCGGGGCCCCAAGCCCTTCAAGGCCAAGAGCTTCGACGCCAAGGCCGGCGGCAAGCCGTTCAAGAAGAAGTAG
- a CDS encoding Hsp70 family protein → MTAASSVSAAGAPTIGVDFGTTNTVVSLTLGDDQARLVRYAINNRDLFAFRSALSFHSVQGVGEAANERVVEAGPWAIESYLEDPLETRFIQSFKTFAASAAFTETRILNKRYQFEDLLAAFLLRLRDHAGAQLSDLPPRIIVGRPVTFAGSSPDEALALTRYEAAFQRLGFTDIRYAYEPVGAAFFFARQLKQDATVLVADFGGGTSDFSLVRFERATDGTLRSTPLSRSGVGVAGDAFDYRIIDQLVSPELGKGSDYRSFSNSLPIPQRYYAAFARWDQLALLRASKDMRDIRALERTAVEPDKIAALIEVLDGNHGYALYRSVSALKEALSSQDEATFRFEAGSVRIEKPVARSEFEAWIAPELAAIETAVGQALAQANLTEAGVDRVFLTGGSSFVPAVREIFLRRFGADKIESGGEFESIASGLALIGREADLDLWTMRAG, encoded by the coding sequence ATGACGGCCGCTTCCTCCGTTTCGGCCGCTGGCGCGCCGACCATCGGCGTCGACTTCGGCACCACCAACACCGTGGTCTCGCTGACCCTGGGCGATGATCAGGCGCGGCTGGTCCGCTATGCGATCAACAACCGCGACCTCTTCGCCTTCCGCTCGGCGCTCAGCTTTCATAGCGTCCAGGGCGTGGGCGAGGCGGCGAACGAGCGGGTGGTCGAGGCCGGCCCCTGGGCGATCGAGTCCTATCTGGAAGATCCGCTGGAGACGCGGTTCATCCAGTCGTTCAAGACCTTCGCCGCCTCGGCCGCCTTTACCGAGACGCGCATTCTCAACAAGCGCTACCAGTTCGAAGACCTGCTGGCCGCCTTCCTGCTCCGCCTGCGCGACCATGCGGGCGCGCAACTGTCGGACCTGCCACCGCGCATCATCGTCGGCCGTCCGGTGACCTTCGCGGGCTCCTCGCCGGACGAGGCCCTGGCGCTGACGCGCTATGAGGCCGCCTTCCAGCGTCTGGGTTTCACCGATATCCGCTACGCCTATGAGCCGGTCGGCGCGGCCTTCTTCTTCGCCCGGCAACTGAAGCAGGACGCCACCGTGCTGGTGGCCGACTTCGGCGGCGGCACCAGTGACTTCTCGCTGGTGCGGTTCGAGCGCGCTACGGACGGGACGCTGCGTTCCACACCGCTATCGCGCTCAGGCGTCGGCGTGGCAGGCGACGCTTTCGACTATCGGATCATCGACCAGCTGGTCTCGCCGGAGCTGGGCAAGGGTTCGGACTACCGGTCGTTCTCCAACAGCCTGCCGATCCCGCAGCGCTACTACGCCGCCTTCGCGCGTTGGGACCAGCTGGCCCTGCTGCGCGCCTCCAAGGACATGCGCGACATCCGCGCCCTGGAACGGACGGCGGTCGAGCCCGACAAGATCGCCGCGCTGATCGAGGTGCTGGACGGCAATCACGGCTATGCGCTGTATCGCTCGGTCTCGGCGCTGAAGGAGGCGCTGTCGAGCCAGGACGAAGCGACGTTCCGGTTCGAGGCCGGCTCGGTGCGGATCGAAAAGCCCGTGGCGCGGTCCGAGTTCGAAGCCTGGATCGCGCCCGAACTCGCGGCGATCGAGACGGCCGTGGGCCAGGCCCTCGCTCAGGCCAACCTCACTGAAGCCGGCGTCGATCGCGTGTTCCTCACGGGCGGCAGCTCGTTCGTGCCGGCGGTGCGCGAGATCTTCCTGCGTCGCTTCGGCGCCGACAAGATCGAGAGCGGCGGCGAGTTCGAGTCGATCGCCTCGGGCCTGGCCCTGATCGGTCGCGAAGCGGACCTGGATCTCTGGACCATGCGCGCAGGCTAG
- a CDS encoding NAD(P)/FAD-dependent oxidoreductase, protein METFDVVVIGAGAAGMMCAIEAGKRGRSVLVVDHAKAPGEKIRISGGGRCNFTNTGATIHNFLSANPKFALSALRRYRPRDFIALVERYGIAYHEKALGQLFCDGSAKQIITMLLTEMKAAGVTLRLETSVESVAKAASGFEVSLSSGKVACASLVVASGGKSIPKMGATGLGYDIAKQFGLNIIETRPALVPLTFEAGMLARLTPLSGVALDAVVGHGKTKFQEGMLFTHRGLSGPSILQISSYWREGDEIRVDMAPGVDALAALKTARTATPRQAVATVLATLLPKRVAQAIAEEEAPDKGNIADCSDKVLGRLASAVNAWTFKPVGSEGYRTAEVTLGGVDTEALDSRTLEAKAVPGLFFIGEVVDVTGWLGGYNFQWAWASGWSAGQSV, encoded by the coding sequence TTGGAAACCTTCGACGTTGTGGTGATCGGCGCGGGCGCGGCCGGCATGATGTGCGCCATCGAGGCGGGCAAGCGCGGGCGCTCGGTCCTGGTGGTCGACCACGCCAAGGCGCCGGGCGAGAAGATCCGCATCAGCGGCGGCGGGCGCTGCAACTTCACCAACACCGGCGCGACGATCCATAACTTCCTGTCGGCCAATCCGAAGTTCGCCCTGTCGGCGCTGCGTCGCTATCGCCCGCGCGACTTCATCGCCCTGGTGGAGCGCTACGGCATCGCCTACCACGAGAAGGCCCTGGGGCAGCTGTTCTGCGACGGCTCGGCCAAGCAGATCATCACCATGCTGCTGACCGAGATGAAGGCCGCCGGCGTGACGCTGCGGCTGGAGACCAGCGTGGAGAGCGTGGCCAAGGCCGCGTCTGGATTCGAGGTCTCCCTCTCTTCAGGCAAGGTCGCCTGCGCCTCGCTGGTGGTGGCCAGCGGCGGCAAGTCGATCCCGAAGATGGGCGCGACGGGGCTGGGCTATGACATCGCCAAGCAGTTTGGCCTCAACATCATCGAGACCCGCCCAGCGCTGGTGCCCCTGACCTTCGAGGCCGGCATGCTGGCGCGTTTGACGCCCTTGTCGGGCGTGGCGCTGGACGCCGTGGTCGGCCACGGCAAGACCAAGTTCCAGGAAGGTATGCTGTTCACGCACCGGGGGCTTTCGGGTCCCTCGATCCTGCAGATCTCGTCCTACTGGCGTGAAGGCGACGAGATCCGGGTCGACATGGCGCCGGGCGTCGACGCCTTGGCGGCGCTGAAGACCGCGCGCACGGCCACGCCGCGTCAGGCGGTGGCGACGGTGCTGGCGACCCTTCTGCCCAAGCGCGTCGCGCAGGCGATCGCCGAGGAAGAGGCGCCCGATAAGGGCAATATCGCGGACTGTTCGGACAAGGTGCTGGGACGGCTAGCCTCAGCGGTCAACGCCTGGACGTTCAAGCCGGTGGGCTCGGAAGGCTATCGCACCGCTGAAGTGACGCTGGGCGGGGTCGACACCGAAGCGCTGGACTCCCGCACCCTGGAGGCCAAGGCCGTGCCCGGGCTGTTCTTCATCGGCGAGGTCGTGGACGTCACCGGCTGGTTGGGCGGCTATAACTTCCAGTGGGCCTGGGCGTCGGGCTGGAGCGCGGGGCAGTCGGTTTAG
- a CDS encoding GNAT family N-acetyltransferase has translation MILETERLTIAPLTVDDAPLIYPFFSDAEVMSTLDQEPIEDPDAVANRVGAQVDEMAGDHAAYWAIRRAADDAFIGFCEIFDIDRRRDSAEIRFAVAREGWGQGFGLEALSALLAQVAADGLKTITARVHVGDAPAERLMAKLGFRADGYMKGAVHRDGERRDRRVYVLRL, from the coding sequence ATGATCCTCGAGACCGAACGCCTCACCATCGCTCCCCTGACGGTCGACGACGCGCCGTTGATCTATCCGTTCTTCAGCGACGCGGAGGTGATGTCCACCCTCGATCAGGAGCCCATCGAGGATCCCGACGCTGTGGCCAACCGCGTCGGGGCCCAGGTCGATGAGATGGCCGGCGACCACGCGGCCTATTGGGCGATCCGCCGCGCCGCCGACGACGCCTTCATCGGCTTCTGCGAGATCTTCGACATCGACCGCCGCCGCGACAGCGCCGAGATCCGCTTCGCCGTCGCCCGTGAGGGTTGGGGCCAGGGCTTTGGCCTGGAGGCCCTGAGCGCCCTGCTCGCCCAGGTGGCCGCCGACGGGCTGAAGACGATCACCGCCCGGGTCCATGTCGGCGACGCCCCGGCCGAGCGCCTGATGGCCAAGCTGGGCTTTCGCGCCGACGGCTACATGAAGGGCGCCGTGCACCGCGACGGCGAACGCCGCGACCGGCGGGTTTATGTGTTGAGGCTGTAG